One Methanomicrobia archaeon genomic window carries:
- a CDS encoding PAS domain S-box protein — DTYAFIEDRNEEYIASNLIDGTFADLELNLMLFIDSSGQIVFGKAFDLENEEELPIPPSLVEHLAPNAPLVRHTSTEGSISGIVLLAENPMLVVSRPIITSLDEGPIRGALIMGRYLDAAEVADIAEITQLSFSVHRFADSQLSSNLQEAKSSLSEDTPVFIQPLSEESIAGYTLLEDIYGNPGLILEVDIPRAIARQGQATLQYLILSILAVGLAFSVVVLLSLNRLVLSPLSQLNDSVDGIGASGDLSQRVTIAGRDEIANLAGAINKTLASLERSQNELQVSEEKYRMLVENANEAIVVAQDGMLKFVNPKAVEISGYSQEELTSRPFVDFVHPDDREMVLESYLKRLKGEEQPSVYSLRLASKGGNIFWVEINAVLITWEGRPATLNFLNNITERKRAENLINLQHDLAMACTAVTMLDEGLRLCLESVIHASGMDCGGIYLVDETTGALDLVVHTGLSPDFIVSSSHYEADSPSTRLIMAGKPIYAKHSDLGVPLDEARRREGLRASAIIPVHHEDQVIGCLNTASHMLDEVPVFSRGTLETIAAQIGSSIVRLKAEKALWESEERYRLLTEESPLGLAIISSEGDYKYVNSKFVELFGYTLDDIHTGRDWFSKAFPDEQYQKEAISTWIEDLRASQPGEFRPRTFTVRCKDGSKKVIYFRSATMTTGEQLITYEDVTEQMRAQEEISRLYELKRAILEKAPFGIFVIDSDGTVEYVNPVMRDISGDTKEQLENLNVFELPPYQKLGLTDKIKSALQGEPFFMESVEYTSHYAKKSSIRNFTGMPFVDEEGGRKALVFVEDITGVKEAEKALRESEERYRSMIASTGTGMCIIEDDMIISFANDELARIAGYTKEEVEGKVHWTDFVAKDDLEVMKERHKLRRVDDSQPPSTYEFRLITKGGDVRDILLNITIIPGTKKSLASLIDITERKRMERELRESEEKYRSLVESTEDSVYLVDKNCRYLFINRRHLSRLGLTSKDILGRTYSEVHSEVTTKKFADEVGEVFETGDSVHSEHESTRNGRNFLRTLSPVNDSDGRTIAVTVVSKDITELKRVENERKRFITELEAKNAELERFTYTVSHDLASPLFAIRGFTTIAREDLEQGNTEHLTSDLERIEGAAAKMDLLLKDTLELSRIGRVANPPEDVPFGEIVKEALEQTVAHIESSGVEVSVAEDFPTVHVDRMRIVEVLVNLIGNSIKCRGDQPTLRIDIGYRLDGQETVFFVKDNGIGIDPSQHEKVFDLFYKVNATSTGTGAGLAIVKRIIEVHGGRIWIESEKGKGCTVCFTLPVS; from the coding sequence GAAGAACTACCCATTCCACCGAGTTTAGTGGAGCACCTTGCTCCAAACGCCCCGCTTGTACGCCACACCTCGACAGAGGGTAGCATCTCGGGGATCGTTCTTCTTGCAGAGAATCCTATGCTCGTTGTCTCACGGCCCATCATAACCAGCTTAGATGAAGGCCCTATTCGCGGTGCACTGATTATGGGTCGCTATCTCGACGCCGCGGAAGTAGCGGATATCGCAGAGATAACGCAATTGTCTTTCAGCGTCCATCGGTTCGCCGATTCGCAGTTGTCTTCCAATTTACAAGAGGCAAAATCCTCATTATCCGAGGATACACCTGTATTCATCCAACCATTGAGTGAGGAGTCCATTGCGGGGTACACCCTGCTGGAGGATATTTACGGAAACCCTGGTCTTATCCTTGAAGTGGATATACCACGGGCTATCGCCAGGCAAGGCCAAGCCACCTTGCAGTATCTTATCTTGTCGATCCTGGCAGTTGGTCTAGCGTTTAGTGTGGTGGTCTTATTATCTTTGAATAGGTTGGTACTATCTCCGTTGAGTCAACTAAACGATAGTGTCGACGGTATAGGCGCAAGTGGTGACCTTTCGCAGCGAGTCACTATAGCGGGACGAGATGAAATTGCGAACCTTGCCGGCGCGATCAATAAGACGTTAGCGTCGTTGGAACGGTCTCAAAACGAGCTGCAAGTATCAGAAGAAAAATATCGAATGTTGGTGGAGAACGCCAACGAGGCTATTGTTGTGGCTCAAGACGGCATGCTCAAATTTGTCAATCCCAAAGCGGTGGAGATCTCAGGTTATTCACAAGAAGAGCTAACTTCCAGACCATTTGTGGATTTCGTCCACCCAGATGACCGGGAGATGGTGCTTGAAAGCTATCTTAAACGGCTGAAAGGAGAAGAGCAACCAAGCGTCTATTCTCTCCGATTGGCTAGTAAGGGCGGCAATATCTTCTGGGTTGAGATAAATGCGGTCTTGATTACTTGGGAGGGTCGACCTGCCACGTTAAATTTTCTAAACAACATCACCGAGCGTAAGCGGGCGGAGAATCTGATCAACCTCCAGCACGATCTAGCTATGGCATGTACCGCCGTAACCATGCTTGATGAGGGGTTGCGTCTCTGCCTTGAATCGGTGATCCATGCCTCTGGGATGGACTGTGGCGGTATTTATCTGGTGGATGAGACCACCGGGGCTTTAGACCTTGTGGTTCATACAGGATTATCACCTGATTTTATCGTGAGTTCGTCACACTATGAAGCTGATTCGCCTAGTACAAGGCTCATAATGGCAGGCAAGCCAATCTACGCAAAACATTCAGATTTAGGGGTGCCCTTAGACGAGGCTAGAAGGCGTGAGGGCTTGCGTGCTTCCGCCATTATTCCGGTGCATCACGAAGATCAGGTGATCGGTTGTCTGAATACCGCTTCCCATATGTTAGATGAGGTGCCCGTTTTCTCTCGTGGCACGCTCGAGACGATTGCAGCACAAATCGGCAGCTCGATTGTCCGTTTAAAAGCAGAGAAGGCGCTGTGGGAGAGCGAAGAGAGGTACCGACTGCTGACTGAAGAATCACCCCTAGGGCTGGCGATTATATCGTCTGAGGGGGACTATAAATACGTGAATTCCAAGTTCGTCGAGCTGTTCGGTTATACACTCGATGACATCCATACCGGGAGGGACTGGTTCAGTAAGGCCTTTCCTGATGAGCAATATCAAAAAGAGGCCATTTCAACCTGGATCGAAGATCTAAGGGCATCACAGCCCGGCGAATTCCGGCCTCGAACATTTACCGTGAGGTGCAAGGATGGATCAAAGAAGGTGATTTACTTTAGATCAGCCACCATGACGACGGGCGAACAGCTCATCACCTATGAAGATGTCACGGAACAAATGCGTGCACAGGAAGAGATTAGTAGACTCTACGAGCTGAAACGTGCGATCTTGGAAAAAGCGCCGTTTGGTATATTCGTGATAGATAGTGATGGTACCGTTGAGTACGTGAACCCAGTCATGAGAGACATTTCAGGCGATACTAAAGAGCAACTCGAAAATTTAAATGTCTTTGAACTTCCACCATACCAGAAGTTGGGTCTCACCGACAAGATCAAATCAGCCTTACAGGGTGAGCCTTTCTTTATGGAATCCGTCGAATACACCTCGCATTACGCGAAGAAGTCATCCATAAGAAATTTCACCGGCATGCCATTCGTAGATGAAGAAGGCGGTAGGAAAGCACTTGTTTTCGTCGAGGATATTACCGGAGTGAAAGAGGCAGAGAAGGCGCTGCGGGAGAGCGAGGAGAGGTACCGATCAATGATTGCCTCTACTGGAACCGGCATGTGTATTATAGAGGATGATATGATCATCTCATTCGCGAATGATGAGCTTGCGCGAATTGCTGGTTACACCAAGGAAGAAGTCGAGGGTAAAGTACACTGGACTGATTTTGTTGCGAAAGACGATCTTGAGGTGATGAAGGAGCGACATAAATTGAGGAGAGTAGATGACAGTCAGCCCCCTTCGACCTACGAGTTCCGATTGATCACCAAAGGAGGAGATGTCAGAGATATTCTTCTCAATATAACGATAATCCCCGGGACAAAAAAGAGCCTTGCTTCGTTGATTGACATCACCGAGCGGAAGCGTATGGAGAGGGAGCTCCGGGAATCGGAAGAGAAATATCGCTCCCTCGTGGAATCCACCGAAGATTCCGTCTATTTGGTGGATAAGAATTGCCGGTATCTCTTCATTAACCGAAGACATCTGTCACGATTAGGCTTGACAAGCAAGGATATTTTAGGGAGAACGTACAGTGAGGTTCATTCCGAAGTGACAACGAAAAAGTTTGCTGATGAAGTAGGAGAGGTATTCGAGACCGGGGACTCAGTCCACTCTGAACATGAAAGCACTCGAAACGGCAGAAACTTTCTCCGAACGTTAAGTCCCGTTAACGATTCTGACGGAAGGACGATAGCCGTAACGGTGGTTTCAAAGGACATCACGGAATTGAAACGCGTGGAAAATGAGCGTAAAAGGTTTATCACAGAGCTTGAAGCAAAGAACGCCGAACTCGAGCGATTTACCTATACCGTCTCGCACGACTTGGCATCACCTCTTTTTGCCATCCGGGGCTTTACCACTATTGCACGAGAAGATTTAGAACAGGGCAATACGGAGCATTTAACAAGCGATCTGGAACGAATAGAAGGTGCAGCGGCAAAGATGGACCTCCTTCTGAAGGACACACTGGAACTCTCTCGTATCGGTCGTGTGGCAAATCCGCCCGAGGATGTCCCGTTTGGTGAAATCGTTAAGGAAGCTCTGGAGCAGACAGTAGCGCATATAGAATCGAGCGGCGTTGAAGTATCTGTTGCGGAGGATTTCCCGACCGTTCACGTTGATCGAATGCGGATCGTCGAGGTGCTGGTAAATCTCATAGGAAATAGCATAAAATGCCGCGGTGATCAGCCAACGTTAAGAATTGACATCGGGTATCGTTTAGACGGTCAAGAGACGGTATTCTTCGTGAAGGACAATGGAATAGGGATTGATCCGAGCCAGCACGAGAAGGTCTTCGATCTTTTCTATAAAGTCAACGCGACGAGCACGGGGACCGGCGCAGGATTAGCAATCGTGAAACGGATAATCGAGGTGCACGGCGGGCGCATCTGGATAGAATCTGAGAAGGGCAAGGGATGCACCGTTTGTTTCACACTTCCTGTTTCATAA